A genomic region of Barnesiella viscericola DSM 18177 contains the following coding sequences:
- a CDS encoding type III pantothenate kinase, producing the protein MNLIIDQGNSVTKMALFQAGQLQNVGYYPQWDSATMARFLDEHPINAAIFSTVTTPDDEALMLLKQRVPVFVQFDHSSHIPIQIGYATPHTLGLDRIAAVVGALMQQPGVPVLIVDAGTCVTYDLLTADGTFVGGNIAPGIRLRLLAMHEHTGKLPHISDEGEIPEIGFSTETAMRAGAILGVAYEIEGYIARLRETYPELFVFLTGGDALKLAAKIKSRIFVDENLVLTGLNRILQENAKI; encoded by the coding sequence CAATTACAAAATGTCGGTTACTATCCTCAATGGGACTCTGCTACCATGGCCCGATTTCTCGATGAGCACCCCATCAACGCGGCTATCTTCTCGACGGTCACCACACCCGACGACGAGGCCTTGATGCTCTTAAAACAACGCGTACCGGTATTTGTGCAGTTTGACCACTCGTCGCACATACCTATCCAGATCGGCTACGCTACCCCTCATACGCTGGGGCTCGACCGCATTGCCGCCGTAGTGGGTGCCTTGATGCAACAGCCGGGAGTGCCGGTATTGATTGTCGATGCGGGCACGTGCGTCACCTACGACCTGCTTACGGCCGACGGGACCTTTGTAGGCGGAAATATTGCACCCGGCATCAGGCTTCGCCTGCTCGCCATGCATGAACACACGGGCAAATTGCCGCACATCAGCGACGAAGGCGAAATTCCCGAGATTGGATTCAGCACCGAAACAGCCATGCGGGCAGGGGCCATACTTGGTGTAGCCTATGAAATAGAGGGTTATATTGCCCGATTGCGTGAAACTTACCCCGAGCTTTTCGTTTTTTTAACAGGGGGCGATGCCTTAAAATTGGCTGCAAAAATAAAAAGTCGCATCTTTGTGGACGAAAACTTGGTACTAACCGGTTTAAACAGAATATTACAGGAAAATGCTAAAATATAA